In Corynebacterium guangdongense, one DNA window encodes the following:
- a CDS encoding transglycosylase domain-containing protein: MSIWSVVGAAAAVVIAIPVIAFFFGYVRVDIPEPQELTTAQVSSIYATDSETELARIVPPEGNRTTVPLEVIPDHVQNAVLAAEDREFWTNPGFSFSGFARAAVGVVTGNDAAGGGSTITQQYVKNTLVGNERSIERKWKEMVYSVKMTNQWDKETILEAYLNTVYFGRNAYGIEAAANAYFNKPAAELTPAEGAVLAATIQLPSQLDPWSNPEGAEARWNYVLDGMLETGAITQEQRDSAQFPQTRDPAEYSAYTEARGTNGHIKNHVMAELAALGISEEDVTTRGLQITTTIDMKAQNATLDAVYDGLSTLQDDAAAGVASVEPGTGAIRAYYGGEDAAGWDYANAALQTGSVFKIFGLAAALQQGIPLSAQYSSAPVTLPGNIPVTNVTGSCGTCSIEHALLRSYNTSFIRLQDDLYDGTQDTADMAHALGVARSLPGIPETLTENGDQPYEGIILGQYQSRAIDLAVALATVANGGVYQPTHWVERVETANGDVLYQWEQGEGERRVSKQVADNLLSAMEPIAAWSGGKGLAGGRPSASKTGTAQFGDTGANKDAWMLGATPQLSTAVWVGTADNTSAIYNEWGGNMYGSGTPTDIWKSMMDTSHEGLEVIDFPTPEPIQFGLNGYTGGSSYSDYVYDPYYAPPAPVVTNVAPAPAPSSAESADVAPAPQEAPPAEAPAPTPAPAPEEAPAPPANPDPGPPIDIELPPEIADLLPTG, from the coding sequence ATGTCCATCTGGTCGGTCGTCGGTGCGGCGGCGGCCGTGGTGATCGCGATCCCGGTGATCGCGTTCTTCTTCGGCTACGTCCGGGTCGACATCCCGGAGCCGCAGGAGCTCACCACCGCGCAGGTGTCCAGCATCTACGCCACCGACAGTGAGACGGAGCTGGCGCGCATCGTGCCGCCGGAGGGCAACCGGACGACGGTGCCCCTCGAGGTGATCCCGGACCATGTGCAGAACGCGGTCCTCGCCGCCGAGGACCGCGAGTTCTGGACCAACCCGGGCTTCTCCTTCTCCGGCTTCGCCCGCGCCGCCGTCGGCGTCGTCACGGGCAACGACGCCGCCGGCGGCGGTTCCACGATCACCCAGCAGTACGTGAAGAACACCCTGGTGGGCAACGAGCGCTCCATCGAGCGCAAGTGGAAGGAGATGGTCTACTCCGTCAAGATGACCAACCAGTGGGACAAGGAGACCATCCTCGAGGCGTACCTGAACACGGTGTACTTCGGACGCAACGCCTACGGCATCGAGGCCGCCGCCAACGCCTACTTCAACAAGCCCGCCGCGGAGCTGACCCCGGCGGAGGGCGCGGTCCTGGCCGCGACGATTCAGCTGCCGAGCCAGCTGGACCCGTGGTCCAACCCGGAGGGCGCCGAGGCCCGCTGGAACTACGTCCTCGACGGCATGCTCGAGACCGGGGCCATCACCCAGGAGCAGCGTGACAGCGCGCAGTTCCCGCAAACCCGCGATCCCGCCGAGTACTCGGCCTACACCGAGGCCAGGGGCACCAACGGTCACATCAAGAACCACGTCATGGCCGAGCTGGCGGCCCTCGGCATCTCCGAGGAGGACGTCACCACCCGCGGCCTGCAGATCACCACGACCATCGACATGAAGGCGCAGAACGCCACCCTCGACGCCGTCTACGACGGGCTGAGCACCCTGCAGGACGACGCCGCCGCCGGCGTCGCCTCCGTGGAGCCGGGCACCGGCGCCATCCGCGCCTACTACGGTGGCGAGGACGCGGCCGGTTGGGACTACGCTAACGCGGCCCTGCAGACCGGTTCCGTGTTCAAGATCTTCGGCCTGGCGGCCGCCCTCCAGCAGGGCATCCCGCTGAGCGCCCAGTACTCCTCGGCGCCGGTGACCCTGCCGGGCAACATCCCGGTCACCAACGTCACCGGCTCCTGCGGCACCTGTTCCATCGAGCACGCCCTGCTGCGCTCGTACAACACCTCCTTCATCCGTCTGCAGGACGACCTCTACGACGGCACCCAGGACACCGCCGACATGGCCCACGCCCTCGGCGTGGCCCGTTCCCTGCCGGGCATCCCGGAGACCCTCACCGAGAACGGCGACCAGCCGTACGAGGGCATCATCCTGGGCCAGTACCAGTCCCGCGCCATCGACCTGGCCGTCGCGCTGGCCACCGTCGCCAACGGCGGCGTGTATCAGCCGACCCACTGGGTCGAGCGGGTGGAGACCGCCAACGGCGACGTGCTCTACCAGTGGGAGCAGGGGGAGGGTGAGCGCCGCGTCTCGAAGCAGGTGGCGGACAACCTCCTGAGCGCCATGGAGCCGATCGCCGCCTGGTCCGGGGGCAAGGGTCTGGCCGGCGGGCGTCCGTCGGCGAGCAAGACCGGCACCGCGCAGTTCGGTGACACCGGCGCGAACAAGGACGCCTGGATGCTGGGCGCGACGCCGCAGCTGTCGACCGCGGTGTGGGTCGGCACCGCCGACAACACTTCTGCGATCTACAACGAGTGGGGCGGCAACATGTACGGCTCCGGCACCCCCACCGACATCTGGAAGTCCATGATGGACACCTCCCACGAAGGCCTCGAGGTCATCGATTTCCCGACCCCGGAGCCGATTCAGTTCGGCCTCAACGGCTACACGGGCGGCAGCTCCTACTCGGACTACGTGTACGACCCGTACTACGCGCCGCCGGCGCCGGTCGTCACCAACGTGGCCCCGGCCCCGGCGCCGTCCTCCGCGGAGTCGGCGGACGTGGCCCCGGCCCCGCAGGAGGCGCCCCCGGCGGAGGCCCCGGCGCCGACTCCCGCCCCGGCCCCGGAGGAGGCTCCGGCCCCGCCGGCGAACCCGGATCCGGGACCGCCCATCGACATCGAGCTCCCGCCCGAGATCGCCGACCTCCTGCCGACCGGATAA
- a CDS encoding DUF5318 family protein: MARLRKEVSHRWERRMLLRAWRQGEVDRDSICDADFLLVEASKYHGYPAERACPVCEGDTLREVNWIYGDRLGKRSNTARREEEIVRIVEEVGPVTVHLVEVCTRCRWNHLLETGTVEPGG, translated from the coding sequence ATGGCCCGCTTACGTAAAGAGGTTTCCCACCGCTGGGAAAGGCGGATGCTCCTGCGCGCCTGGCGGCAGGGCGAAGTCGACCGCGACTCCATCTGCGACGCCGACTTCCTTCTGGTGGAGGCGTCGAAGTATCACGGATACCCAGCGGAGCGTGCGTGCCCCGTCTGTGAGGGGGACACGCTCCGGGAGGTCAACTGGATTTACGGTGACCGGCTCGGCAAGCGCAGCAACACGGCGCGCCGGGAGGAGGAGATCGTCCGCATCGTCGAGGAGGTCGGGCCCGTCACGGTTCATCTCGTGGAGGTGTGCACCCGGTGCCGCTGGAACCATCTCCTGGAGACCGGCACGGTCGAACCGGGCGGGTGA
- a CDS encoding MarR family winged helix-turn-helix transcriptional regulator — protein sequence MSLSKRIRPAMTKLYVMYFRVAEQSDLTGPQLSIMSRLQENGPSRISAVAQAEGIRMPTASNALHQLEQRDLVRRVRDESDRRGVRVELTPLGETELVRVGKERELYLAEMLDSLDDDDLRDAHELVDIINRLADAYSAGVISDNGK from the coding sequence ATGTCCCTGTCGAAGCGCATCCGCCCCGCGATGACCAAGCTCTACGTGATGTACTTCCGCGTCGCCGAGCAGTCCGACCTGACCGGCCCCCAGCTGTCCATCATGTCGCGCCTCCAGGAGAACGGCCCCTCCCGCATCAGCGCGGTCGCCCAGGCCGAGGGCATCCGTATGCCGACCGCCTCCAACGCCCTCCACCAGCTCGAGCAGCGCGACCTTGTCCGACGCGTCCGCGACGAGTCCGACCGCCGCGGCGTCCGCGTCGAGCTGACGCCCCTCGGGGAGACCGAGCTCGTCCGGGTCGGGAAGGAGCGCGAGCTCTACCTGGCGGAGATGCTGGATTCGCTTGACGACGACGACCTCCGCGACGCCCACGAACTGGTCGACATCATCAACCGCCTCGCCGACGCCTACAGCGCCGGCGTGATTTCCGACAACGGCAAGTAA
- a CDS encoding universal stress protein, protein MAVEVPSPPLRAEATPEPAPDPAPPIILIDPSELMAREEQPPTAPGPIRLLVAIEPGGSDTEAINFAVWLSRTAPVKVRAVGTFQRPWPISGLSKMAGRYEEWLQRQSAKYAKQVAKTFRNAGLEEEFWDDQISTFVDGPSEATLLCEAADDFNADLIILASTPAAPKGRFTPGTSADALLHSSPHHLGLVPRAAKLSKRGVTRLNFALLESDHQRDHDALMFTADLAAQWEVPLRVLAFSPMGLTDANDALRLDLHRDVNDEWHEYALSMLDRVRDSVLHRHESLDLDTGIAAGGGWSGAHGAVKWKKGDLLMLGSQPVGAFSRVFVGSTEAEFIRHARVPVVVSAPKAG, encoded by the coding sequence ATGGCGGTGGAGGTTCCCTCACCGCCCCTGCGCGCTGAGGCGACCCCGGAGCCGGCTCCTGATCCGGCCCCGCCCATCATCCTCATCGACCCCAGCGAGCTTATGGCCAGAGAAGAACAGCCCCCGACCGCCCCCGGGCCGATTCGCCTGCTCGTCGCCATCGAGCCCGGCGGCAGCGACACCGAGGCCATCAACTTCGCCGTCTGGCTCAGTCGCACCGCACCCGTCAAGGTCCGGGCCGTCGGCACGTTCCAGCGCCCCTGGCCGATCTCCGGTCTCTCCAAGATGGCCGGCCGTTACGAGGAATGGCTGCAGCGACAGTCCGCCAAGTACGCCAAGCAGGTGGCCAAGACCTTCCGCAACGCGGGCCTGGAAGAGGAGTTCTGGGACGACCAGATCTCCACCTTCGTCGACGGCCCCTCGGAGGCCACCCTCCTGTGCGAGGCCGCCGACGACTTCAACGCGGACCTCATCATCCTCGCTTCGACGCCGGCCGCCCCCAAGGGCCGCTTCACCCCGGGCACCTCCGCCGACGCCCTGCTCCACTCCTCCCCGCACCACCTGGGCTTGGTCCCCCGGGCGGCGAAACTCTCCAAGCGCGGCGTCACCCGGCTCAACTTCGCCCTCCTCGAGAGCGACCACCAGCGAGACCACGACGCCCTCATGTTCACCGCCGACCTCGCCGCCCAGTGGGAGGTGCCGCTGCGGGTGCTGGCCTTCTCCCCCATGGGCCTGACGGACGCCAACGACGCGCTGCGCCTCGACCTGCACCGCGACGTCAACGACGAGTGGCACGAGTACGCCCTGAGCATGCTTGACCGGGTCCGCGACAGCGTCCTGCACCGTCACGAGTCCCTCGACCTCGACACCGGAATCGCCGCCGGCGGCGGCTGGTCCGGCGCCCACGGTGCGGTGAAATGGAAGAAGGGCGACCTTCTCATGCTCGGCAGCCAGCCAGTCGGCGCCTTCTCCCGGGTCTTCGTCGGCTCCACCGAGGCGGAATTCATCCGGCACGCGCGGGTGCCTGTCGTAGTTTCTGCGCCCAAAGCGGGATAG
- a CDS encoding rhodanese-related sulfurtransferase, with product MATPKILLYYKFTPIPDPTAVMLWQRDLCESLGLKGRILISEHGINGTVGGDIDACKKYIRKTKDYPGFKDTEFKWSDGTGDDFPKLSVKVRNEIVAFGAPGELKVDEDGVIGGGQHLLPEEVNRLVEERGDEVVFFDGRNAMEAQIGKFRNAVVPDVETTHDFIQELDSGKYDWMKDKPVVSYCTGGIRCEVLSSLMKNRGFTEVYQIDGGIVRYGEKYGNDGLWEGSLYVFDKRMHVEFGPEGQAAQLGRCIHCGEATNQFLNCANEDDCRKQVLICGDCATDAGTAVCLDCS from the coding sequence GTGGCCACCCCGAAGATTCTGCTGTATTACAAGTTCACCCCGATCCCGGACCCGACGGCCGTCATGCTCTGGCAGCGCGACCTGTGTGAGTCCCTGGGTCTGAAGGGGCGCATCCTCATCAGTGAGCACGGCATCAACGGCACCGTCGGCGGTGACATTGACGCCTGCAAGAAGTACATCCGCAAGACAAAGGACTACCCGGGGTTCAAGGACACCGAGTTCAAGTGGTCCGACGGCACGGGGGATGATTTCCCGAAGCTGAGCGTGAAGGTCCGTAACGAGATCGTGGCCTTCGGCGCGCCGGGGGAGCTCAAGGTGGATGAGGACGGCGTGATCGGCGGCGGCCAGCACCTTCTGCCGGAGGAGGTCAACCGGCTGGTCGAGGAACGTGGCGACGAGGTCGTGTTCTTCGACGGTCGCAACGCGATGGAGGCGCAGATCGGCAAGTTCAGGAACGCCGTGGTGCCTGACGTGGAGACCACCCACGATTTCATCCAGGAGTTGGATTCCGGCAAGTACGACTGGATGAAGGACAAGCCGGTCGTCAGCTACTGCACCGGTGGCATCCGGTGCGAGGTGCTCTCCAGCCTGATGAAGAACCGCGGATTCACCGAGGTCTACCAGATTGACGGCGGCATCGTCCGGTACGGGGAGAAGTACGGCAACGACGGGCTGTGGGAGGGTTCGCTCTACGTCTTCGACAAGCGCATGCACGTCGAGTTCGGACCGGAGGGGCAGGCCGCGCAGCTCGGCCGGTGCATCCACTGCGGCGAGGCCACGAACCAGTTCCTCAACTGCGCGAACGAGGACGACTGCCGGAAGCAGGTGCTGATCTGCGGGGACTGCGCCACGGACGCCGGCACCGCGGTCTGCCTGGACTGCAGTTAG
- a CDS encoding DUF1846 domain-containing protein — MPQALGFDPDKYIELQSKHIQERREEIGGKLYLEMGGKLFDDMHASRVLPGFTPDNKIAMLDRIKDDVEILVCIGAKDLERKKVRADLGIGYGDDLLRLIDAFRERGFLTEHVVITQFDEGSAEVVEFAEKLTHLGLKVSRHYVIDGYPGNIDTIVSEEGFGKNEFVETSRDLVVVTAPGPGSGKLATCLSQVYQENQRGRKAGYAKFETFPIWNLPLDHPVNLAYEAATVDLDDVNVIDHFHLSAYGESTVNYNRDVEAFPLLKGMLQKVTGNTPYQSPTDMGVNMAGYCITDDEVCRAAATQEIIRRYYKALVDEARAATEDTTVSDRAAVIMTKAGCVPSDRTVVAPALRIEEETGLPGAAMQLHDGTIITGKTIDLLGCSAGMLLNALKYLAGIDPEAHLLSPESIEPIQTLKTRHLGSRNPRLHTDEVLIALSVSAATSEEARLALAQLQNLQGCDVHTSTILGSVDEGIFRNLGMQATSEPKFWKKQLYQKR; from the coding sequence ATGCCGCAGGCACTGGGATTCGATCCCGACAAGTACATCGAGCTGCAGTCGAAGCACATCCAGGAGCGCCGCGAGGAAATCGGCGGCAAGCTCTACCTGGAGATGGGCGGCAAGCTTTTCGACGACATGCACGCCTCCCGCGTCCTGCCCGGCTTCACACCGGACAACAAGATCGCGATGCTCGATCGAATCAAGGACGACGTGGAAATCCTCGTCTGCATCGGCGCCAAGGACCTCGAGCGCAAGAAGGTCCGCGCCGACCTGGGCATCGGCTACGGCGACGACCTTCTGCGGCTCATCGACGCCTTCCGTGAGCGCGGCTTCCTCACCGAGCACGTCGTGATCACCCAGTTCGACGAGGGATCCGCCGAAGTCGTGGAATTCGCCGAGAAGCTCACCCACCTCGGCCTCAAGGTCTCCCGCCACTACGTCATCGACGGCTACCCCGGCAACATCGACACCATCGTCTCCGAGGAGGGATTCGGCAAGAACGAATTCGTCGAGACCTCCCGCGACCTCGTCGTCGTCACCGCGCCAGGCCCGGGCTCCGGCAAGCTCGCGACCTGCCTCTCGCAGGTGTACCAGGAGAACCAGCGTGGCCGGAAGGCCGGCTACGCCAAGTTTGAGACCTTCCCCATCTGGAACCTGCCCCTGGACCACCCGGTCAACCTGGCCTACGAGGCGGCCACCGTCGACCTCGACGACGTCAACGTCATCGACCACTTCCACCTGAGCGCCTACGGCGAGTCCACGGTCAACTACAACCGCGACGTCGAGGCGTTCCCGCTGCTCAAGGGAATGCTGCAGAAGGTCACGGGCAATACCCCCTACCAGTCGCCCACCGACATGGGCGTCAACATGGCCGGCTACTGCATCACCGACGACGAGGTCTGCCGCGCCGCCGCCACCCAGGAGATCATCCGCCGCTACTACAAGGCCCTCGTCGACGAGGCCCGCGCCGCCACCGAGGACACCACCGTCTCCGACCGTGCCGCCGTCATCATGACCAAGGCCGGCTGCGTCCCCTCCGACCGCACCGTCGTCGCCCCCGCCCTCCGGATTGAGGAGGAGACCGGTCTGCCCGGCGCGGCCATGCAGCTCCACGACGGCACCATCATCACCGGCAAGACCATCGACCTGCTCGGCTGCTCCGCCGGCATGCTCCTCAACGCCCTCAAGTACCTGGCCGGCATCGACCCGGAGGCCCACCTGCTCTCCCCGGAGTCCATTGAGCCGATCCAGACCCTCAAGACCCGCCACCTCGGCTCCCGCAACCCCCGCCTGCACACCGACGAAGTGCTGATCGCGCTCTCAGTCTCCGCCGCGACCAGCGAGGAGGCCCGCCTGGCGCTGGCTCAGCTGCAGAACCTCCAGGGCTGCGACGTCCACACCTCCACCATTCTCGGCTCCGTGGATGAGGGCATCTTCCGCAACCTCGGCATGCAGGCCACCAGTGAGCCGAAGTTCTGGAAGAAGCAGCTGTACCAGAAGCGCTAG
- a CDS encoding Fpg/Nei family DNA glycosylase, giving the protein MPEGHIIHRLAHHLNEDFRGVELAVSSPQGRFATEAAVLDGHRIEFAETFGKHLFIHFDNPEPAHTVHLHLGLIGSLRFEPAADEWGQMRLRIVNPDTGVAANLRGPQWCRLITDEEAAVAKAGFGEDPIRPDAEPEIVWEKVSRSRRQIGSLLMDQKLFAGVGNIYRAEVLFRQNVSPFLPGRDLTRSQYDALWSDLVLLMAEGVREGEINTVREEHMPERMGRDARHDDHGGEVYVYRREGLSCYICESDVLRDAMEGRNLFWCPTCQPG; this is encoded by the coding sequence ATGCCTGAGGGTCACATCATTCATCGTCTTGCCCATCATCTCAACGAGGATTTCCGGGGCGTGGAGCTGGCGGTCTCCAGCCCGCAGGGGCGCTTCGCGACGGAGGCCGCCGTCCTGGACGGGCACCGGATTGAGTTCGCGGAGACCTTCGGCAAGCACCTGTTCATCCATTTCGACAACCCGGAACCGGCGCACACCGTCCACCTCCATCTGGGCCTGATCGGGTCGCTGCGTTTTGAGCCGGCGGCGGACGAGTGGGGTCAGATGCGGTTGCGGATCGTCAACCCGGACACGGGGGTGGCGGCGAATCTGCGGGGTCCGCAGTGGTGTCGGCTCATCACCGATGAGGAGGCGGCGGTGGCCAAGGCCGGCTTCGGCGAGGACCCCATCCGGCCGGACGCGGAACCGGAGATCGTGTGGGAGAAGGTCAGCAGGAGCCGTCGCCAGATCGGGTCGCTGCTGATGGATCAGAAGCTCTTCGCGGGCGTGGGCAACATCTACCGTGCGGAGGTGCTGTTCCGGCAGAACGTCTCCCCTTTTCTGCCCGGGCGGGACCTGACGAGGTCGCAGTACGACGCGCTCTGGTCGGATCTGGTGCTGCTCATGGCCGAGGGGGTTCGCGAGGGCGAGATCAACACGGTGCGCGAGGAGCACATGCCGGAGCGGATGGGTCGCGACGCCCGCCACGACGATCACGGTGGCGAGGTCTACGTCTACCGCCGCGAGGGGCTGTCCTGCTACATCTGTGAGAGTGACGTGCTGCGCGACGCCATGGAGGGGCGCAACCTTTTCTGGTGCCCCACCTGTCAGCCCGGGTAA
- a CDS encoding bifunctional ADP-dependent NAD(P)H-hydrate dehydratase/NAD(P)H-hydrate epimerase has protein sequence MTYAYPVAAIRAAEQPLLDAQSEPDELMRQAAHAVAIAAQTMLTSQPTEPGVERVLVLVGSGGNGGDGLYAGAALAAAGYPVDAVLLGETVHQRARDAFLEAGGFLLDGFPEESRHLYRLVIDALLGIGGSSGLRRDVAVEVQLLHSMDAPILSVDVPSGIEADTGVEPEPYVVEHQSVPAHVSADVTLTFGGLRYAHCLSTACGEVLVTNIAIAEQRLAGGLTRLLAECDAPVVFASRAMSYPRRYEWPTRFHSPRPEAVTPIEPGPHDDKYTGGVVGVLAGSPAYPGAALLCVNAAVRATSSMVRYVGGEPIEIVRAHPEVVATERLADAGRVQTWVVGPGRGTDEAARAELAETLDAEVPVLLDADALTLLARHEELRTAVRERPWATVLSPHAGEFARLADAMKAGVDIPDPRQNPVQAIERLAIALDCAVILKGRFTLIAYPTGSRISITAVDAGTSWAATPGSGDVLSGLAGARMAFRYARGRASVPRPAAQDDVWSCYVALAESVQIHGVAAWLSAQTPDGPAATSASRIAKYIPRATARLTLR, from the coding sequence ATGACCTACGCGTATCCCGTGGCCGCCATCCGTGCGGCCGAGCAGCCGCTCCTCGACGCCCAGTCCGAACCCGATGAACTGATGCGGCAGGCGGCCCACGCGGTGGCGATCGCCGCACAGACGATGCTGACATCCCAGCCCACCGAGCCCGGGGTGGAGCGGGTGCTGGTGCTCGTGGGGTCGGGGGGCAACGGCGGCGACGGCCTCTACGCGGGGGCGGCGCTGGCGGCGGCCGGCTACCCGGTCGACGCGGTACTGCTGGGCGAGACCGTGCACCAGCGGGCCCGGGACGCCTTCCTGGAGGCCGGCGGTTTCCTGCTCGACGGTTTCCCGGAGGAGTCACGCCATCTCTACCGCCTGGTCATCGACGCGCTGCTCGGCATCGGCGGCTCCAGCGGCCTGCGCCGGGACGTCGCCGTCGAGGTGCAGCTGCTGCATTCCATGGACGCGCCGATCCTGTCGGTGGACGTGCCCAGCGGCATCGAGGCCGACACGGGTGTGGAGCCGGAACCCTACGTCGTCGAGCACCAGAGCGTGCCGGCGCACGTGTCGGCCGACGTCACCCTCACCTTCGGCGGGCTGCGTTACGCCCACTGCCTGTCGACGGCGTGCGGCGAGGTGCTGGTCACCAACATCGCCATCGCCGAGCAGCGCCTGGCGGGTGGTCTGACGCGGCTGCTCGCCGAGTGCGACGCCCCGGTGGTCTTCGCCTCCCGGGCGATGTCCTACCCGCGTCGTTATGAGTGGCCGACGAGGTTCCACTCCCCGCGCCCGGAGGCGGTCACCCCGATCGAGCCGGGCCCGCACGACGACAAGTACACCGGCGGCGTGGTCGGCGTGCTCGCCGGGTCGCCGGCCTATCCCGGCGCGGCGCTGCTGTGCGTGAACGCGGCGGTCCGCGCCACCAGTTCCATGGTGCGCTACGTCGGCGGGGAGCCGATCGAGATCGTGCGCGCGCACCCGGAGGTGGTCGCCACGGAGCGGCTGGCCGACGCGGGCCGCGTCCAGACCTGGGTGGTCGGCCCCGGCCGCGGCACCGACGAGGCCGCGCGGGCGGAGCTGGCGGAGACCCTGGACGCCGAGGTGCCGGTGCTTCTCGACGCCGACGCCCTCACCCTCCTGGCCCGGCACGAGGAACTGCGCACCGCGGTGCGCGAGCGTCCCTGGGCCACGGTGCTCAGCCCGCACGCCGGTGAGTTCGCCCGTCTCGCCGACGCCATGAAGGCCGGCGTCGACATCCCGGATCCGAGGCAGAACCCGGTGCAGGCGATCGAGCGCCTGGCGATCGCGTTGGACTGCGCGGTCATCCTCAAGGGCCGCTTCACCCTGATCGCCTACCCGACAGGGTCACGCATCTCGATCACGGCGGTCGACGCCGGCACGTCCTGGGCCGCGACCCCGGGCTCCGGTGACGTACTCTCCGGCCTGGCGGGCGCGCGGATGGCCTTCCGTTACGCCCGGGGCCGGGCGAGCGTGCCCCGCCCGGCGGCACAGGACGACGTCTGGTCCTGCTACGTCGCGCTCGCGGAGTCCGTGCAGATTCACGGTGTCGCGGCGTGGTTGTCGGCGCAGACGCCGGACGGGCCGGCGGCGACCTCGGCGAGCAGAATCGCGAAGTACATTCCGCGCGCGACGGCGCGACTGACGCTGCGCTGA
- a CDS encoding winged helix DNA-binding domain-containing protein, translated as MDLLELRARRLIAQHLSPAVARPTPADPRTAVRSMGAVQGQTYPAGIRGLSLRWAGPHDENDSAVHDAIEAGLIVRCWPMRGTLHFVPAEDARWMMRLGNPPVERAAARRRPGLGLSPEDVDTARRALHAALADGPLTRPEVYAVFTAAGVDPGDNRGPHLLRALGGEGEVVQGPKRGRDETFLLVDSLPVESVELGRAESLALLAARYVDSHGPVTADDFRWWTGLGKREAGAALAAVPGAIAVDGFHMGAWQADVTAGEIEQALATEYRLPAFDEYLLGYHDKSFALADALRPQVLTKNGISWNFLVGHGGEVTGRDLG; from the coding sequence ATGGATCTCCTCGAGCTGCGCGCCCGCCGCCTGATCGCCCAGCACCTCAGCCCCGCGGTCGCGCGCCCGACACCTGCCGACCCCCGCACAGCTGTGCGGTCCATGGGCGCGGTCCAGGGCCAGACCTACCCCGCCGGCATCCGGGGGCTGAGCCTGCGTTGGGCCGGCCCCCACGACGAGAACGACTCCGCCGTGCACGACGCCATCGAGGCCGGCCTCATCGTCCGCTGCTGGCCCATGCGCGGCACCCTGCATTTCGTCCCCGCCGAGGACGCCCGCTGGATGATGCGCCTGGGCAACCCGCCTGTCGAACGCGCCGCCGCCCGCCGACGGCCCGGGCTGGGGCTGAGTCCGGAGGACGTCGACACGGCGCGCCGGGCCCTCCACGCGGCTCTGGCCGACGGCCCGCTGACCCGCCCCGAGGTCTACGCCGTCTTCACCGCCGCGGGCGTCGACCCCGGAGACAACCGCGGCCCGCACCTGCTCCGCGCCCTGGGCGGGGAGGGCGAGGTCGTGCAGGGGCCGAAGCGGGGACGTGACGAGACCTTCCTCCTCGTGGACTCCCTGCCGGTCGAGTCGGTGGAGCTGGGCCGCGCGGAGTCGCTGGCCCTGCTGGCCGCCCGCTACGTCGACTCCCACGGTCCCGTCACCGCCGATGACTTCCGCTGGTGGACCGGCCTGGGCAAACGCGAGGCCGGCGCCGCGCTCGCCGCGGTCCCCGGCGCCATCGCCGTCGACGGCTTCCACATGGGCGCGTGGCAGGCCGACGTCACCGCAGGGGAGATCGAGCAGGCGCTGGCCACCGAGTACCGGCTGCCCGCCTTCGACGAGTACCTGCTGGGCTACCACGACAAGTCCTTCGCGCTCGCCGACGCCCTGCGCCCCCAGGTCCTCACCAAGAACGGCATCTCGTGGAACTTCCTCGTCGGCCATGGCGGCGAGGTGACCGGCCGCGATCTCGGCTAG